Part of the Candidatus Methanogranum gryphiswaldense genome, TTTCCCGAGATGCTCGACGGTCGCGTGAAGACACTCCATCCAAAGATCCATGCAGGGATTCTGGCCAGAAGAGACCTTCCAGAACACATGGAGGCCATAAAGGAAAAAGGCATAGAATCCTTAGACATGGTGGTCATAAATCTCTATCCGTTCAAACAGACGGTTTTGAAGAAAGGAGTAGAGTTCGAAGACATTGTTGAGAACATAGACATCGGTGGCCCCAGTATGATTCGTGCTGCTGCCAAGAATTACAAATCGGTGGCAGTCCTAACAAATCCTGATCAATATTCTGCTGTATTAGGACAACTTAAAGATAAGGGAGAACTGGACGAATCAATCTTGGAAAGATTAATGGCCGAAGCCTTTGTGGTAACTGCAAATTATGATGCCATGATAGCTCAACAGATGAGTAGAAGATTCATAGACGGTTTCCCTAAATCCTATCCCATACCGATGGAAAAAGTTGAGGATTTGAGATATGGAGAGAATCCAAATCAAAAGGCAACGTTCTACCAGGAACCGTTTACACCAGGTATAACTGTTGCAAAAGCCGAGAAGTTACACGGAAAGGAACTCTCATACAACAATATTTTGGATCTGGACAAAGCATTGGACATTGTGATGGACTTTGACAGACCAACTGCAGTGGTTATGAAACATACAAATCCTTGTGGTCTTGCATCAGCAGATACGATATTCGAGGCATTCAAGACTGCATACAACGTCGATCCAATATCTGCGTTCGGATGTGTCATATGCCTCAACAGGAACTGTGATATGCAGACCGCAGATATGATCTCTCAGTATTTTGTAGAAGCTGTGATTTGCCCAGATTATGAAACGGGTACAATAGAGGTATTGGAGAGAAAGAAGAATATTCGTCTTTTGAGAACAAATGTATCAATTGGACCCTCTGGCAGATGCAGGGAATACAAAATGAGAAAGGTACAGGGTGGGATAC contains:
- the purH gene encoding bifunctional phosphoribosylaminoimidazolecarboxamide formyltransferase/IMP cyclohydrolase — its product is MAKIKRAIISVSDKAGIVDFAKELSSLGVDIISTGGTYKLLKENGLKVTEVSEVTGFPEMLDGRVKTLHPKIHAGILARRDLPEHMEAIKEKGIESLDMVVINLYPFKQTVLKKGVEFEDIVENIDIGGPSMIRAAAKNYKSVAVLTNPDQYSAVLGQLKDKGELDESILERLMAEAFVVTANYDAMIAQQMSRRFIDGFPKSYPIPMEKVEDLRYGENPNQKATFYQEPFTPGITVAKAEKLHGKELSYNNILDLDKALDIVMDFDRPTAVVMKHTNPCGLASADTIFEAFKTAYNVDPISAFGCVICLNRNCDMQTADMISQYFVEAVICPDYETGTIEVLERKKNIRLLRTNVSIGPSGRCREYKMRKVQGGILVQTDEDVSVNRGNLKIVTKRAPTDEEIDSLLFAWKLAKHVTSNAVVYVKGERAVGIGAGQMSRVDSAKIATMKANEPTEGCVMASDAFFPFRDGVDEAAKAGVTAIIQPGGSIRDQEVIDAANEHNIAMVFTGCRVFRH